TTTTCAAGTCATGGAACACCTGAAATTCTTGTGGTTCCTTGCCTAACAATGCCTGGCAGAAGACAAAAAAGAAATGCAGTTATACATGCTGAATATTGGATTAGTCATTACTACACATAGCATTGCACAATAACATCCACGCATCTTAGTAATAACTACAGCATGCTACTAGGATCTGTGAACATGATAACAAAGACAGGACGAGGACggcatgtatatatatacagATACCAGGAAGATAAACTGACTCTGGATATACGATACCAACCAACGGTGTTACACGACTGATTTTGTTTTCTAAAAAAAGGCACTTTGAATTTGGAGTTGAAGTTCATGACGCAGAATCCATGTTTTTTTTCAGGATTGCTAAATCTCAATCAACTGAGACTTAATCAAGTCTCAGCCGACTGAGATCTAGCCACACCCTTTTTGTTTAGAGAACATACCATTTTTTTTTATAAAAGGAGgaagacccccggcctctgcatctgggcgatgcatgcagccattttattaattattcataaAAGATCTTACAAAGAAATACAACAGTAAGTCtgaagccaccgtctaggcaacatctgtcgctactcctatccagttgataAAGGGATGCTGATAGTCCGGGCCTAATACCACAggcctcgcagccaaacctaacatctaaaacctgaggccccaaccaagccacttgccgggtatggggcacacaccggtccggcatgctctcagaggccgccgccgccaactacCACCactccatcttcagagctgtactgaCGCATCATCCTTGCCCGGTTtagctgccgtcgacgccaccacgtcGCCCAACGGCTCCACCTCCCTGCGCGCGAACTGCTGAGCACGTCGCGGTCGCCGCCGGTACCCCTCAGCACCATGCCGCCAAGTACCACCAGCCGACACAACTTGAAGTCTCtggaagatctgtcgtgcgtagcacctgccgaccaggcatgacaaagcgtagcacctgtcggccaggcatgacttgacatctccaccgaagctccgtgcaagacgaagccgctccacctcctgcctctgacttccagcgctgctccacaaacgatgctcccaagagagaaatGACACCGTAgtgccgccatcgtccgatctgaaaaaccagatcctagggttttccccggagcagcacgagtgggtcgacagtagttacaggacgatgccttcatcaaggtaacggcgcagaccgccgccatcgtccgccgtcagctcggttttcaccggcaactaTGTCTCCCCGACTCGCAGCCGGGACTAGATTGCAGATCTCGAGATCCGCTCACCCAGCCAAGCCCAGGGTCGCCGTCCCGGGTGCCCGCGTGATGCAGATCAAGACCAGGAGCGCCACCGCGATCCGAAGCCGAGCCGGAGGTTGAGCGACTGTAAcatggccgccgccgctgccacccGCTGCGACTACAGACCCGCTGCCACACTCCAGCCGCCGTTGTCCGCCATCACCGCCAAGAAGATCAAGATCGGAGCCGCTGCATCGATCTTGAGTAGCTGATGCGCGAGGAGAAGACCGCCGCCGCCAAGCCGCTCGAGCTTTGCCCTGGCGGCGTCACCGATGGCGGCGGAGAGGAGAGTGGTGGCGGGGGGCcgaaggagggaggcggggaCGCCCCGGTGCAGCgcggcggcgctgcacgggagcgGGGGTAGGGAGGAAGGATCCGGCGGCCGCTTTAGAGAACATACCATGTCTTAGTAATTTTATATTACTATGTATTGGGTAGCTCTATGCCTCTATGCATGTATAATTTTAACAGAATTTGTACAATTTTCAGAGAACTACACAATCTGCCCAAGATCCCTATAAATGGTTTTATGTGGGCAACATGCTACCAATGCGATATCAAATTTCAAAGACACAGTGGGAGCTAGAATGGTTACATACCGTCGTGGTGAACCCCGAGAGATGTAGATTTCTGACATTGGGGATGCAGGCGAGGAAGTtgcacatggacttcaagaaatcaAGCTTGTGCGGCTTCATCACCCGTCTGTTCCGCTGCACCTCGTCATCCATGTCCTTTATACAGATGGACGCCTGGACGAGCGATGCCAGCACCTCGTTCTCAGAAGTGGCGACGGCGTAGCCACGGTAGCCGCTGAACGGGAGCACGAGGCGCAACGAGGCTAGGTGAGGAACCGCCAGGACAAGAGCGGAGGACCTGTAGCTGTAATCGGAGGGGCTGACGAGGGCGAAGCTCTTGAGCGTGGGAGATGCGACGGTGCAGAAATCTTCTCTGCAGTTCTCGATGTGCAGGTCCTCGAGGACGGGGCACTGGTCGCCGAGATCCCGCCCGAAACTAGGGCTCAGCTGGACGCCGAAGAGACGGAGCCTCGTGAGGCGGCAGGTAGCGCCGGAGGCCAAGCGCGACGTGTCCGGCCAGCAGACTCTGCCGACGTAGCCGTAGCCGTAGTGTATGTCGACGGCAGCCGGCCGGCGCGCGAGCCCGCGGCGGATCCACCTGTCGACGCCCGTCTTCTTGCTGCCGTCGACCAAGTGCAGGCGGAACGCGTCCAGCGGCGCCGATGGGGTGGTGATCGACGTCGATAGCAGGCTGTCGGCCATGTCTTCGAAGCTGTCCCACTGGCACACGTCTAATGGCGGTGGGACGCCGGAGCGCTGGAACTCGCGCTGGTCGATGTTGAGGCAGGTCATGGAGCGCCAGAGGTGCCTCCACCGACGCGAGAGCGCGCTCGTGCGCACGGCCTGCCGGCACCCGAGGAGGGAGAGGATGTCGTGCAGGAGGCAGTCTGGCAGGTCGCTCAGCCGGTCGGAGCCGCCGAGGCGGGCGCGCTTGCTGGAGGAGACTGCCGCCGTCTCCATCTCCGTGTGGATTGCATCGCGCTCGCGGGTGGAGGCCGCCGTCCCCATCTCCGTGATTACCGTAAAGCAGCAGGGGAGGTGCCTGCGTAGTCTGGAGCTGGTATTTATAGGGCAACCGTGCGCAGAGATTGGTTCCGTCGCCGTGTCCAGGGGGATTGGTTCGTTTGCAACTTTTTTTTAACACAATACAGACGCAAGCGCTTACATAcgcgcgcatacactcacccatatgaatgcacacatgcacaccttatccctatgagcacctccgaaagactgagccggcatatcatcttgaaatttacgaagtcgccgtaggcacctcgtcgtcgacggaaacgtctcctcccctgaatgcgcatcgccggaaattctgaaataaatccaggaataaatgcgagcatcaggatttgaaccctgatgggctgggataccacagtccctctaaccatccaaccacaggttggtatTGGTTCGCGCACCTTCTATTTTTCATTTGATTTGAAGTTGGATTCGGTTTGCACTTTGCGCCGTACCGACTTTTTTGTTGTTGCGGGAAATACTTCGTATTGCTCAGGCAGCAGTGCTAACCTCCACATTACATTGTTCCACGACTTCGTCGTGTATAGAACCAAGCCATACAACAGTTCGGCCACTAGTTCTACTATGGCTCGCCAATAAATGAGTTGCATGGTTATAATTTCATCAAACATGAGTAATACAAGTACTTTGTTGCCCCATGACTTGCTTGATCTCATGGACAATGAAACTATAAGATGATCTATGCATACCTTCCTTCTTGAAGAGGTTTACAACATTTAGACAGTCAGTATCAATGTGGATAGCAAGTTGGCTCCATCGAAGTGACATCAAGATCCCTTCTTTCAGTGCAACAAGTTCAGATTCAAATGCATCATTGCGGTGCGTGTGCTGTACGGATTTGCAATAGGCATAACAGTGGTTCCGTTCCCCATAAATCGGAAATTTATGCACCGTGAGATGGGTACAAGAAGTTTTGATCCCACAATCTAATATAGGAATGGTGGACCCATCCCCAACTAAAAAGGAAAGTTTACCCTTCCCCAATGCTAAGCACCGATCGACCAGGTGCTAGCTTCAACCGGTAGCCTCCTCCACCGCATGATCTATCTTCTTTCTGTCCGTTTGATTcgagggcctctttgattcatatCATCATATGATTCTTAAAAAAAGGTGGGAACAGGAAAAACATAGGATTGGCAAGGCATGCCATCTCAATCCTACATGATTTTGGTTTGTTTGATTGCATCATAGGAAATGCAAAGGATTCTTgtaaagaggtttgagtggatgctAGAAATCCTATGGGAAGTAGTACAAAGAAATAATTCCTTTGTGATTCAGtcctatgaatcaaacaaccaaCATAGGATTTTTCTCTAAGAATTCTAATCCTCCAAAGTTCTACaaaaatcctttgaatcaaaggaaCCCAAAAAATTCTCTTTGTACACCTGATGACAAGGGAATTCCGAAATGACAcgtgtaagggcatatttctccctaagtggttttggtgattgatgacaatgcatttgcggactaatcgtgtgcattgagcatttcagatatctcatgtctaggcacaagacgattcggtGCCGCTCGGAGCCTatgaagacggcgtttctctatgtttcttttcggtggatttgagtcgtaggaaagccgtactattaagagggggtccacttcagaaaggttagggtggaatcaacacgtacacatctgttcctttgcaccacctttctTTCGCTTCTTTGGAGCACCGGTTGTTTCCCTTGTCATTGCGAAGATGAAGGCTTCCAAGTGCTACTGTTCtgtggcgtgcggtagtactactcaagggagcagtagtaccgcagcGGCCCAtgacagcggtagtaccgcgtcgtgcggtagtaccgctcctagcacgcggtagtaccgtggcctctaGCCCAGAACGgttgttggtgtcaaaaccggcagatcttgggtaggggatcccgaactgtgcgtctaaggatcgaaggtaacaggaggcaggggacacgatgtttacccaggttcgggccctcttagtggaggtaataccctacttcctgcttgattgactttgatgagtataggggttacaagatttgatctacctcgagatcgtaatggctaaaccctagatgtctagcctatatgattttgtgatagcctctacggactaaaccctccggtttatataggcaccggaggggactagggttgtacaaagttggtttacagaggaagaaaactacacatccggacaccaagcttgccatccacacaaaggagagtcccctccggacacgggggaaagccttcaGTCTTGCATCTTCACGaaccatcagtccggcccatgtcacatagcccggacgcccgaggaccccctagtccaggactccctcagtagcccctgaaccgggcttcaatgacgatgtatccggtgcgcagattgtcttcggcattgcaaggcgggttccttctccgaataatCCAAAGCAGTCTTCCGTACATAAGAACTGTATCCGGCTCTGTCCAATAATCACAACCCTAGGCTGTAAGGGcaaaaatatttaaaaaaaaataagTCACGCCCATGGGCAACTTTTTCGGCGAGACATTATGTTCTGGCCCTGTTATTATTCTGAACCGTTTTACAGCCCCCCCTTCGCGTTTCGAGGCACGgccattgacacgtcttgtcaaagcagagatcatgtccccttatcacgggattctcaccaatacgggtttgggtaatccaaccgtgccgttcgcACGTCCCCTTGGGAATATGTGAGGTTTAAGGCTTATgagggggcgcttgatattcactgcctttataagaggataaagACCCATCTTTTCTCCTCAGGCCTCCTTCTTCCTCTGCCCTTccgtcctcgagctccagcgctcAAGCTTCGATCTTTTCCACCACCACCAAACATTCTAGCCATGCacggatctggagcgcagggcaagtggatggcttccTCCTTGACGAAGAAAGATATCAAGGAACTCTGGGAGGCAAGGTACTTGACCGCAGAAATCGCGCACAGGCTCCCAACCAAGGGGCAAGCCATCCCTACTCCAGAGCCCGGCGAGAGGATTGTGTTCATCCCtcacttcctccgcgggttagggtttcccctTCATCCCTTTGTTCGCGgtcttatgttctattacgggctagattttcacgatctggccccggactccttcctccacatctcggcgttcatcgttgtgtgcgaggcatttatccgcatccccccacacttcggcttatggctcaaggtcttcaacgtgaagctgaaggtggtcgacggggagCACGCGAattgcggcggcgccatggtgagcaagcttcccAACATTACTTGGCCTCAAGGGGCCTTTGTGGAGACCATCAAGagatggcagcaggagtggttctacattaCCGAACCCCGCGACACCAAGTGGGCAGTCGCTCCTGCATTTAGATCCGGACCCCGCTACGGCTCGcgtcatggatcaataagggtcTAGACTGGGGATCGTCCGACGAGGTGTTGATGTTGCAAAAACGTGTCGAGATTATTACAGAAAAGGACGCCCGCCTTACCAacatgatccaggtgatgcttgtcTGCCGAACCCTCCCCTGCtagcgacggcctctccgtatgtgggagtttaacccGGAAGGGCTGCGGACTCTTCAACGACTCTTCGGAACGACGCATAAAGAGATGTGGAAGCAGCTCTTCAAATCTCAAAAATCGTGGCCGGAGACgtccgaggacatcggccttgacCGCAACCATCCGGCCACCCCGGTAAGGGTTAAATTTCCGCACATAGCTTGGTTCATCAATCCAAGGGGATACACTGAGAATTCCATCCTTTAAACAGGGCtagacaaagaaggcggagcggatcaggTGTCCGACCCCTCTCCCCGAAGACCCAACTGATCCtctcctaatgaggatgctggtCCTGGCGCCATGTCAGGCACCgatgaagaaggacaagaagaaaaagggcaaggaggccaaaagTGGCCTCCACCATGAAGATGCTTCGGACGCTAAGTCCGGAGGGACCGAGGTTCCCTCCTCTCACGAGGGGGACGAAGACAAaagcgaggaggaggaagaagtagataaccctcctcccaaagggaaaaagagggcggcctccacagatCTGGAGGCGGGGGCATACAAGAGGGTGAAGTTATCCCTTCCGGATGACTCGGGTTCGGACGCCGAAGCAATCCCCAAGCACCGCCCCCTGGCCAAGCCCCTTGCCGAATCGTAAGTACCTACAGATGCTTTACATACATCCAATCTTTTACGAATTGTGAGAATAATACTAGATCACGttttgcagtccggcccgcgacctccCTCAACAATCCTCCTCGTCGGGGGATTTGccgccggagatgatggagagcgagacgcctccacaaGCCTCCCCGCCTCCTAGggcggatgacaccgaggtgtcgTCCCAAAGGATCTCCCCGGGCCTCGGAGAAGTGCCGGAGAGGACCAAGACGGCGCCAGAGGATAACACCTTGGCTGTCGAGAACATGGGGGGCGCAACCCTCATGGAGACCGGCGACGGGGGTCTTGGATCATCCGACCCCCGACCGATACTGCTCCGGAGATACAAACGGCTCCGGAGTCGAATTAGCAGCCCTCTCCGAGGAAGGGGGAAACGGCTATTCCGAAGGCGACCTCtactaatccggaggcgccgaacaTGCTGATGGACGCTCTGCAAAGTGCGTCCGTCTTGGAGGagcatcgtaccttgatgggtacggtggttgagaataTTCAGTCCGCTAAAAGCGGgctgaatgaagccttcacgagcctactgacaggcttcgaggtatgcgatgtaatGTCTTTAGCTGCTTTCCATATGAAAAATAtgcctgtatatagatagtagcccctgagactttgTTCGGCCCATGAAGAAGGGCGAACAGAGGATCTATAGACATCCGTAGGAAATAACATACTTATCTTTTTGGTAAAAAATAGGCTTCACTGTTAGCGGCAACCGCTCAGGCCGCCGAAGTTTCCGAACTGAAGCAGAAACTGCAGCTGGCCAACGAGGACATTATCCTTGTTAACAAGAGGCTCGACGAGGCGCAATGTATGTTTCAAGTACTCCGTACATGATTGTGTTAATTTGCAAAACGCTAAGTTGAAGCTTACGCGCTAATATATGCATAATTGCAGATGGCGCAGCTGAAGTCGAGACCCTCAGGGGTGACCTTGCCCGGGCgaaggagcaggcaagggtgAGAAATGCGGCCGCTGATAAAGCGGCTGCAGATTTGAAGGCCGAACAGGCCGCCCGACGCCAGTTCAAGGAGCGGGTATCCAAAAtggagcaagagctcaaggacgccaCTCGCAGGTGCGAGTCCCTCGAGGAGGAGAATAAAGCTAAGgcggccgaactcaccaaggcccTTAAGGGAGCCCAAGAGGCGAGGTCTGAGTCCCGAGCAACTAGCGAGGAGATCCGACAGGCcggacagatagcggctggtaagccctttcttttataGTCTAAGTTTGGCGATCAGAGGTATGCCTTGCTTAATCGActatggagttctccagacgctttggcggatcttccgaagagtgccgccgacgccgcacaattcttccgagcccaggaggggcatgcgacggagaagctgttctggtcgcaatttgCGGTGCAGGAGCGCTCGGCGCTGTTGAACGACCAAATGGcgcagtgggccgagctgcataagATGTCCGAAGCggccatgaaggatgtcatagtccggctgtggccagccgagCCCATTCCGAGCAGCTATTTCGGCCTGGTGCAGCGACTTGTCGATGCCCTGCCCCGGATTGACGCAGTCAAGCGGTCAGTGTGtgttgaaggtgcacggatggtcttcgcccgcgtcaagatgcactgggcgaagatgaaggctgCTAACGTGGCAGTTGAGGGCCCGCccggaggcaaggaccaccgcaagccggagTGCTATTTCAAAGACAtcttagagggtgcccgcttgatagagggtcaatgctcgaaggataCCATGTTCGAATGACAGTATCCGGGCTGTCTAGACGTTGTAATATATTTATGCTTTTATCTAAAAggtttttcctcctgtgcggccgtttatatttctgaaagtttaccagtcgtcggcttcagcccccacgtagatactacggcggtgttcggaatagcacatgaccacacttgacccaacgtcttggtccgtaaatgaggtgtcagtgcggtgaaccaggcaatcagactatatggctttatcactctcacttagccatagaagtttGACAATGGGGGCTATTAGCTAGCCCCTGGTGTGTATGCGGCTATCGAACTAGGATGCCTTAAGCGCGTGACCGAACCGAGGCcggtccttcgtataatacggaaAAAATCACAAGGGATTTACAGTAAGTCGCCGAATGGCTGACCAGCTctcaccgcatcatgacagtcagttttcggctttctctactgaggtgcttgaccgggCGAACCAGGAAcgcaatcgcagtagttctccctttactaccctagccgaacaaatggaacgtaaggtagcaagcacaggaggcgggcaacccaactattgaccaaagacatgattcggagctgatgcatataatgccatattcgggacgccgaagtgCACTATAAAGTTATTCGGACTTTTATTTGGCAAGGCCTATGTGGCCACatagagcccctggcgatttgtGCCGAGGTGTATAATTGAAACGATTGTGGAGACGGAGTACAGTTTATGAAATAAGCCAATACCGTATAAGGTTGGTCAAAAACTGTCTTTATTAGAATCtaattgatacgtcaaaacgtgaTCTTACAGAGGGTACCACAATCATCAAGGCCATTTTACATGCCAGGGTTTTAAGAACAAGGGGAAAAGTTCTATACAGGTCCTGGAATAAAATTTGGTCTAAAAAGTCCTTTGGACATCCTGTCGCACATCTGCGCCGCTTTCGCCTTGGGGAGAGAGATTCCTTGAGAGGAATGTCCTCCAGTTATCTGTACAAAACTGGGCTCGAAGAGAGTCCTTGTAAGACCGTAGAGTAGATAGGTTTTAATGCACCTGTAGTAAAAGAGAAAAAATGACCAAAGAAAAGGGTCAATGTCGTATAGGGTCAAACCATACTATAGACCTGTCCATATTGTGCCTCCGTTGATGCCCAAGGTATTTagagtgcataattatgcacaCGCGGTGCGAATTTCACGGGTGTGTGCGGTGATCG
This genomic window from Aegilops tauschii subsp. strangulata cultivar AL8/78 chromosome 4, Aet v6.0, whole genome shotgun sequence contains:
- the LOC109731538 gene encoding MEIOTIC F-BOX protein MOF-like — encoded protein: MGTAASTRERDAIHTEMETAAVSSSKRARLGGSDRLSDLPDCLLHDILSLLGCRQAVRTSALSRRWRHLWRSMTCLNIDQREFQRSGVPPPLDVCQWDSFEDMADSLLSTSITTPSAPLDAFRLHLVDGSKKTGVDRWIRRGLARRPAAVDIHYGYGYVGRVCWPDTSRLASGATCRLTRLRLFGVQLSPSFGRDLGDQCPVLEDLHIENCREDFCTVASPTLKSFALVSPSDYSYRSSALVLAVPHLASLRLVLPFSGYRGYAVATSENEVLASLVQASICIKDMDDEVQRNRRVMKPHKLDFLKSMCNFLACIPNVRNLHLSGFTTTRPPDPSSLPPLPCSAAALHRGVPASLLRPPATTLLSAAIGDAARAKLERLGGGGLLLAHQLLKIDAAAPILIFLAVMADNGGWSVAAGL